Proteins from a genomic interval of Luteolibacter sp. Y139:
- a CDS encoding choice-of-anchor D domain-containing protein, giving the protein MIRHADRSPGIRLSCAAILIWWTSLACANAASDIVIEAADGTPLETGTVRVWGDTEWNQTVVPAGLSGIRQVDLGRTSALALKSDGTVVVWGSNSSGIFTPPAGLQDVTAISAGGTHCVALKADGTVVAWGYNSDGQTTVPPGLTGVQAISAGHNHTLALKTDGTVVAWGNNRFSKSVIPTGLSGVRAVAAGYDHSVALKTDGTLVGWGDTSGSQASFPAGTTGIQAIAADDHTMAIRSDGSVAAWGNDVYYKVTVPPSLDRFIAVDAGETHSLALRQDGTLSTWGGTVSNQPALVNPLRGIRSIAAGGECNAAVVNSEVVFSNQALGTTSPLRTFVIRNTGDQPLDLTGFNVSGPDAADFAVNVSGMTSPVPPGGQTSFAVSFTCHATPGSGDTRTALLKIANNDPLEGSFEIALTGTRGYADITVEQTPGVPLETAKVMAWGRNTDGQTSIPLSPNTGIKAIAAGTQHSMALTTGGRAIGWGYNLHNRSTPPTAGLSGVKAIASGGGHNLLLKNDSSLVAWGDPSTLGDIPVDLGPLAFVSTGSDGTAVVKSNGTVAVWGYYGTGGAPVPVGLSGVKEVAAGYSHVLALKTDGTVVAWGQNYSGELNVPAGLTGVQAVAAGLGHSVALRSDGTIVAWGYNGRGQTSIPAGLTGIKAIAAIGYQTFAVTNDGRILRWGSNPVEPLVMPEDLKGVRAIAPGDYHMVALVDSAVDFGSQLLGTTSPLKTFTIRNTGVANLVLTGVSATGGNASDFQVTPSGIPGTLAPGAEATVSVTFTPGATGIRYSTLRVQSNDPDEANFDLALSGSALPELGVFAGSGTDPANELSDNSGIRSFANSVVAESSTELTFTLVNSGYGLLTNIAPTLSGTHATDFSIVSPPATTLLPGASTSVIVRFSATSAGARNAILSLTSSDDDESPFEINLQGTGTTPEIVVEHGSGTELTIGNVRSWGVNLYGQFPPTTGLHTVKAVAAGANHTVVIKSDETVAAWGDNSYGQRTIPAGLTAVKGIAAGERHTVALKTNGTVVAWGDNQYGQSTVSAAATSVRAIVAGSYHTVALKEDGTVVAWGDNQYGQRTVPGGLTSVTGIAAGGRHTVAVRSNGTVTAWGDNTQGQRTIPAGLTGVQAVAAGVLHTVALKTDGTVVAWGSNSNGQTTVPAGLTGVKAIASRGNRTVALKADGTIVQWGESTGSLPDSLSGGRAISAGGSHNLALTEATLSMGNQLIGTSSAPRTFTIRNTGTADLNVATIALSGGNTADFALNAGTLPATVPIGGQISFTAALQPMAAGTRQTTLRVESNDRDESVFDVVLSGVGITPLENWRLTHFGTISNTGSAGDSFDFDRDGLVNLVEYSFGSHPKSGSPAEHRPQVLMGPEGFTLTYRRPAGGAAGIAYAIEQSSDSLSNWQPAMQGTHYIETLTPQEDGAETVSLVFDDENETTRAKFLRVVVTR; this is encoded by the coding sequence ATGATTCGACACGCAGATCGCTCCCCCGGCATCCGGCTCTCCTGTGCTGCGATTCTCATTTGGTGGACATCCTTGGCCTGCGCGAATGCGGCGAGTGATATCGTCATTGAAGCTGCCGATGGCACTCCCTTGGAGACCGGGACGGTGAGGGTGTGGGGAGACACGGAGTGGAACCAGACGGTGGTCCCCGCCGGACTATCCGGGATACGCCAGGTCGATCTTGGCAGGACCAGCGCCCTGGCCCTGAAAAGCGATGGCACTGTGGTCGTCTGGGGTAGCAATTCTTCCGGCATTTTCACTCCGCCCGCCGGGCTTCAGGACGTGACCGCGATTTCGGCCGGAGGAACCCACTGCGTGGCCCTCAAGGCGGACGGCACTGTTGTTGCCTGGGGTTATAATTCTGACGGTCAGACAACTGTGCCTCCCGGCCTCACGGGAGTCCAAGCGATCTCCGCCGGCCACAACCACACGCTGGCGCTGAAGACCGACGGGACGGTGGTGGCATGGGGCAACAACCGTTTCTCCAAATCCGTCATTCCCACCGGACTTTCCGGCGTCCGGGCGGTCGCAGCCGGATACGATCACTCCGTGGCGCTGAAGACCGATGGGACGCTCGTGGGTTGGGGCGATACCAGTGGCAGTCAGGCGAGCTTCCCCGCCGGGACAACTGGCATCCAAGCCATCGCGGCGGATGACCATACGATGGCGATCCGCAGTGACGGCTCGGTCGCGGCGTGGGGCAATGACGTCTACTACAAGGTGACGGTGCCTCCCAGCCTGGACCGGTTCATCGCGGTGGACGCGGGCGAGACGCACAGTCTGGCACTCAGGCAAGATGGCACTCTTTCCACCTGGGGTGGAACCGTGTCAAACCAACCTGCCCTCGTGAATCCGTTGCGCGGGATCCGTTCGATTGCCGCTGGTGGCGAATGCAATGCGGCGGTCGTGAACTCGGAAGTGGTCTTCAGTAACCAAGCCCTTGGCACCACGAGCCCGCTACGTACTTTCGTCATCCGCAATACGGGAGATCAGCCTCTCGACCTCACTGGTTTCAATGTGAGTGGCCCTGATGCTGCCGACTTCGCCGTCAATGTCAGCGGCATGACCTCCCCGGTCCCGCCGGGAGGACAGACCAGCTTCGCTGTTTCCTTCACCTGTCACGCCACTCCGGGTTCAGGTGACACTCGCACCGCCTTGCTAAAGATCGCTAACAACGATCCCCTCGAGGGTTCGTTCGAGATCGCCCTGACCGGTACCCGGGGTTATGCCGACATCACGGTCGAGCAGACTCCCGGAGTGCCTTTGGAAACGGCCAAGGTCATGGCATGGGGGCGCAATACCGACGGCCAGACATCCATCCCCCTCTCTCCGAATACCGGGATCAAGGCGATTGCCGCAGGCACCCAGCACAGCATGGCCCTGACCACTGGCGGCCGGGCGATTGGCTGGGGATACAACCTGCACAACAGGTCCACCCCTCCCACAGCCGGCCTCAGCGGGGTCAAGGCCATCGCCTCAGGTGGAGGTCATAATTTATTGCTGAAGAATGACAGCTCGCTGGTCGCGTGGGGCGATCCCTCTACCCTGGGAGATATACCCGTCGATCTCGGCCCTCTGGCATTTGTGTCGACAGGGTCCGATGGGACGGCGGTGGTGAAATCCAACGGCACGGTCGCTGTGTGGGGTTACTATGGAACCGGTGGTGCGCCGGTTCCGGTGGGCCTGTCTGGAGTAAAGGAGGTAGCTGCAGGCTACTCCCACGTGCTTGCATTGAAGACCGACGGCACGGTGGTTGCCTGGGGTCAGAACTACTCCGGCGAGTTGAATGTCCCGGCTGGCCTCACCGGCGTTCAGGCCGTGGCCGCTGGCTTGGGGCACTCCGTGGCGCTTCGCAGCGATGGAACGATCGTCGCATGGGGCTACAACGGGCGCGGCCAGACGAGCATTCCCGCGGGACTTACCGGCATCAAGGCGATCGCCGCAATCGGCTACCAGACATTCGCCGTGACCAACGACGGCAGGATTCTCAGGTGGGGTAGCAATCCTGTCGAACCGCTGGTCATGCCCGAGGACTTAAAAGGTGTCCGGGCCATCGCGCCCGGTGACTATCACATGGTCGCTCTGGTGGATTCCGCCGTGGACTTCGGCAGCCAGTTGTTAGGCACCACGAGCCCGTTGAAAACCTTCACGATCCGCAATACCGGCGTCGCCAATCTGGTGCTGACCGGAGTGAGTGCCACCGGTGGAAATGCCAGCGACTTCCAAGTGACCCCAAGTGGCATCCCCGGCACTCTCGCCCCCGGCGCAGAGGCCACCGTCTCCGTGACCTTCACCCCCGGCGCTACTGGCATCCGCTACTCCACGCTGCGTGTCCAGAGCAACGACCCCGACGAAGCGAACTTCGACCTCGCCCTTTCCGGTTCGGCCCTGCCGGAGCTCGGTGTGTTTGCCGGAAGTGGAACCGATCCCGCCAACGAACTCAGCGACAATTCCGGCATCCGCTCCTTTGCGAATAGCGTCGTCGCCGAAAGCTCTACTGAACTGACCTTCACGCTGGTGAATTCAGGCTATGGCCTGCTCACCAATATCGCGCCCACACTGTCCGGAACTCATGCCACGGATTTCAGCATCGTCTCCCCGCCCGCCACGACGCTTCTGCCTGGGGCGTCCACTTCGGTGATCGTGAGATTCTCGGCGACTAGTGCCGGAGCGCGTAATGCGATCCTTTCGCTCACGAGCAGTGATGACGATGAGAGTCCGTTCGAGATCAACCTACAGGGCACCGGGACCACGCCGGAGATCGTCGTGGAACATGGCAGCGGCACGGAGCTGACGATCGGGAATGTGCGGTCATGGGGTGTGAATTTGTATGGGCAGTTCCCGCCGACCACAGGCCTCCACACGGTCAAAGCAGTCGCGGCCGGGGCGAATCACACCGTAGTGATCAAGAGCGATGAAACGGTGGCGGCTTGGGGTGACAATTCCTATGGCCAGCGGACCATCCCTGCAGGACTCACGGCGGTCAAAGGAATCGCCGCTGGCGAAAGGCATACGGTCGCGCTCAAGACCAATGGTACAGTCGTCGCATGGGGTGACAACCAGTATGGGCAAAGCACCGTCTCCGCTGCGGCCACGAGCGTGCGGGCTATCGTGGCGGGCTCCTATCACACGGTCGCGTTGAAAGAGGACGGAACGGTCGTTGCATGGGGAGACAATCAGTATGGCCAGCGGACCGTTCCGGGCGGATTGACCTCCGTCACAGGGATCGCGGCTGGAGGTCGTCACACAGTGGCCGTCAGGAGCAATGGCACCGTGACCGCCTGGGGTGACAATACCCAAGGTCAACGGACGATTCCCGCGGGCCTGACCGGCGTGCAAGCCGTCGCGGCCGGAGTATTGCACACAGTGGCTCTGAAGACCGACGGGACGGTGGTTGCCTGGGGTTCCAATTCTAACGGCCAGACCACGGTTCCGGCCGGACTGACAGGTGTCAAAGCGATCGCATCGCGGGGCAACCGGACCGTGGCGCTGAAGGCCGACGGTACCATCGTCCAGTGGGGTGAATCGACAGGTAGCCTGCCCGATAGTCTGTCGGGAGGGCGCGCCATCTCGGCAGGCGGCTCACATAACCTGGCCTTGACCGAAGCCACCCTCAGCATGGGCAATCAGTTGATCGGCACCTCCAGTGCGCCCCGAACCTTCACGATCCGGAATACTGGTACAGCCGATCTGAATGTAGCCACCATCGCGTTGTCCGGAGGAAACACTGCGGACTTCGCGCTCAATGCCGGGACGCTCCCCGCAACTGTTCCGATCGGAGGCCAGATCTCCTTCACGGCAGCCCTGCAGCCCATGGCAGCGGGCACTCGTCAAACCACCTTGCGAGTGGAGAGCAATGATCGCGACGAAAGCGTCTTCGATGTGGTGCTCTCCGGCGTGGGGATTACGCCACTGGAAAACTGGCGACTCACTCACTTTGGCACCATTTCCAATACCGGTAGTGCGGGCGATTCGTTCGACTTCGATCGAGATGGGCTCGTCAATCTCGTGGAGTATTCCTTCGGCAGCCATCCCAAGTCCGGCTCCCCTGCCGAGCACCGGCCACAGGTCCTGATGGGACCGGAAGGATTCACGCTCACCTACCGCCGCCCCGCCGGCGGTGCTGCCGGAATCGCCTACGCCATCGAGCAAAGCAGTGATAGCTTGTCGAACTGGCAACCGGCCATGCAGGGGACCCACTATATCGAAACCCTCACGCCCCAAGAAGACGGAGCGGAAACCGTGAGCCTTGTTTTCGATGATGAAAACGAGACGACCCGGGCGAAGTTCCTGAGGGTCGTGGTCACTCGCTGA